One stretch of Chryseobacterium sp. LJ668 DNA includes these proteins:
- a CDS encoding type B 50S ribosomal protein L31 produces MKKGIHPENYRLVVFKDMSNDEVFVGKSTADTKDTIEHEGVEYPLIKMEISSSSHPFYTGKTKLVDTAGRVDKFMNKYKKFSK; encoded by the coding sequence ATGAAAAAAGGAATTCACCCAGAAAATTATAGACTTGTTGTTTTCAAAGATATGAGTAACGACGAAGTATTTGTAGGTAAATCTACTGCTGACACAAAAGACACGATCGAGCACGAAGGTGTAGAGTACCCATTGATCAAAATGGAAATCTCTTCTAGCTCTCACCCTTTCTACACAGGAAAGACCAAATTGGTTGATACTGCAGGTAGAGTAGACAAGTTCATGAATAAATACAAGAAATTCTCTAAATAA
- a CDS encoding GlmU family protein, which yields MQLVFSDAQYWEDFLPLTFTRPVAEMRCGILTFSERWQRILANEEVSFFTENYLQWKFKNPEDVESLFLVANFLPTETIIRQIKDLKLGEALVYEDELIAAKINMKGFSLNQIEKMTDIKEELIFFKKPTDLFTYNDKAIDFDFELLTKGKTSQELSSTNGFLGNKEDLFIEEGAQVEFSTINTKTGKIYIGKNAEVMEGCNLRGPIVLCEESKFNLGAKIYGATTVGPHCKVGGEVNNIVIFGYSNKGHDGFVGNSVIGEWCNLGADTNSSNLKNNYANVKLWSYRTKLFEDTGLQFAGLIMGDHSKTAINTQLNTGTVVGVASNIFREGFPPNLIENFSWGGFKDDERFKLDKAYEVAEKVMARRKLPLTGDDKAILKHIFDEY from the coding sequence ATGCAACTCGTATTTTCAGATGCACAATATTGGGAAGATTTTCTTCCGCTTACTTTTACTCGTCCTGTTGCAGAAATGCGATGCGGAATTCTTACTTTCTCCGAAAGATGGCAGAGAATTTTAGCAAACGAAGAAGTATCTTTTTTCACCGAAAATTATCTTCAATGGAAATTTAAAAATCCGGAAGATGTAGAAAGTCTTTTTTTAGTTGCGAATTTCTTGCCGACTGAAACAATCATTCGACAGATAAAAGACTTGAAATTAGGTGAAGCTTTGGTTTATGAAGATGAGTTAATCGCGGCAAAAATCAATATGAAAGGTTTTTCTCTGAACCAGATTGAGAAAATGACCGATATCAAAGAAGAATTGATTTTCTTTAAAAAACCTACTGACCTTTTTACGTATAACGATAAAGCCATTGATTTTGATTTTGAATTATTAACAAAAGGTAAAACTTCTCAGGAGTTATCTTCTACCAACGGATTTTTAGGAAATAAGGAAGATTTATTCATTGAAGAAGGAGCCCAAGTCGAATTCTCTACCATCAATACCAAAACAGGAAAAATCTATATTGGAAAAAATGCAGAGGTAATGGAAGGATGCAATCTTCGTGGGCCGATTGTTTTATGCGAGGAGTCTAAATTTAATTTAGGAGCAAAAATTTACGGTGCGACTACGGTTGGTCCGCATTGCAAAGTGGGTGGTGAGGTGAATAATATCGTTATTTTCGGATATTCTAATAAAGGTCACGATGGTTTTGTCGGAAATTCTGTGATAGGCGAGTGGTGTAATCTGGGCGCGGATACCAATTCTTCCAATCTCAAAAACAATTATGCCAATGTAAAACTTTGGAGTTACAGGACGAAGCTTTTTGAAGATACAGGTTTGCAATTTGCTGGTCTGATAATGGGTGATCATTCTAAAACGGCCATCAATACCCAATTAAATACAGGAACTGTGGTTGGTGTAGCTTCCAATATTTTCAGGGAAGGCTTTCCTCCGAATTTAATTGAAAACTTTTCTTGGGGCGGATTTAAAGATGATGAAAGATTTAAATTAGACAAAGCCTATGAAGTTGCCGAGAAAGTGATGGCAAGAAGAAAATTACCTTTAACAGGCGATGACAAGGCAATTTTAAAGCATATTTTTGACGAATATTAA
- a CDS encoding RNA polymerase sigma factor yields the protein MTQETFKNTVFILKDEMYRFAKRFVMSSDEAEDVVQDLMIRFWQKKDELEQFGNFKSYALKSVKNECLNRLKHHDVKLGFADLQLHRSELYSMDVNNLKEHIIGFINQLPEKQKMVIHLKDVEEYDVSEISEMLEMEENAVRVNLMRARQKVKEQISQLMSYEQRTISG from the coding sequence ATGACCCAGGAGACTTTCAAGAATACGGTTTTCATTCTCAAAGATGAGATGTATCGTTTTGCGAAAAGATTTGTCATGAGTAGTGATGAGGCAGAAGATGTGGTGCAGGATTTAATGATCAGGTTTTGGCAGAAAAAAGATGAACTGGAACAGTTCGGTAATTTCAAATCCTATGCATTAAAATCAGTAAAAAATGAATGCCTCAACCGATTGAAACACCACGATGTGAAGTTGGGCTTTGCAGATCTGCAACTTCACCGGTCAGAACTTTACAGTATGGATGTGAATAATCTAAAGGAGCATATCATTGGTTTTATCAATCAGCTTCCTGAAAAACAAAAAATGGTCATCCATTTGAAAGATGTAGAAGAGTATGATGTTTCTGAAATTTCCGAAATGCTGGAAATGGAGGAAAATGCAGTAAGAGTGAATCTTATGCGGGCAAGACAAAAAGTAAAAGAACAAATCTCACAACTGATGAGCTATGAGCAACGAACAATATCTGGATAA
- a CDS encoding DUF4252 domain-containing protein produces MKKIFIIFALAFSHFFNVYGQKEKLDQLFDRYQEVEGVTSIKIAKPMFGMLSNLNIGDSELDQIKPLLAKINSLKVLITESPENGKSQNNLNQLNKEITSYLKNMNYSEMMSVKNGDSKVKFLSSEAKNGILEDILLRIDSGDGENILVMLDGKLSMDDVNKIINSGETNNASTHTTTTLKSGFNSENNSSYLNGENRNVSEFSGINVSSGINVVFKQENATNVRVFADSDKLQNVITRVENGVLKVYIDTKGVKKLKFKNLSVNISSPKMDNVKVSSGSNFTAVNSIKENNLRIEASSGALVSGKFTIANTADLNVSSGSNVKTNITSGKVMVKSSSGSSVNVEGNADIGMIDVSSGSVIKAENFRLNIAEVEATSGSSASVNVKDKMRVKASSGGSVRYKGNPKIDSDVSKMSGGSLSSIN; encoded by the coding sequence ATGAAAAAAATATTTATCATATTCGCACTCGCTTTTTCACATTTCTTCAATGTGTACGGGCAAAAAGAAAAACTTGATCAATTGTTTGACAGATATCAGGAAGTGGAAGGTGTAACCTCCATTAAAATTGCAAAACCCATGTTCGGTATGCTGAGCAATCTGAATATAGGGGATTCTGAGTTGGATCAGATAAAGCCTTTGCTTGCAAAAATCAACAGTTTGAAAGTTTTGATCACCGAAAGTCCTGAAAACGGAAAGTCTCAGAATAATCTCAATCAGCTGAATAAAGAAATTACGTCTTATCTCAAAAACATGAATTACAGTGAAATGATGTCTGTAAAAAATGGGGACAGCAAGGTAAAATTTCTTTCTTCCGAAGCGAAAAACGGAATTCTTGAAGATATCCTTCTGAGAATTGATAGCGGAGATGGCGAGAATATTCTCGTGATGCTTGATGGGAAGCTTTCCATGGATGATGTGAATAAAATCATCAACTCCGGCGAAACAAATAATGCATCAACACATACAACTACGACATTAAAGAGCGGGTTTAATTCCGAAAATAATTCATCTTATCTAAATGGAGAAAACCGGAATGTGAGTGAGTTTTCCGGAATCAATGTAAGTTCAGGGATAAACGTGGTTTTCAAACAGGAAAATGCCACCAATGTAAGAGTATTTGCAGATTCTGATAAACTTCAAAATGTGATCACAAGAGTGGAAAATGGAGTTTTGAAAGTCTACATCGATACTAAAGGAGTTAAAAAGCTAAAATTCAAAAATCTGAGTGTGAATATCTCTTCACCAAAAATGGATAATGTTAAGGTTTCATCTGGTTCCAATTTTACGGCGGTAAATTCAATTAAAGAAAATAACCTCAGAATTGAAGCTTCTTCAGGAGCTTTAGTCAGTGGAAAATTTACAATAGCAAATACGGCTGATCTTAATGTTAGTTCGGGGTCTAATGTAAAAACAAACATCACGTCAGGTAAAGTGATGGTAAAAAGCTCAAGCGGCTCAAGTGTCAATGTAGAAGGAAATGCAGATATTGGAATGATTGATGTAAGCAGCGGCTCAGTCATCAAAGCTGAAAATTTTCGATTAAATATAGCAGAAGTGGAAGCCACATCGGGAAGCAGTGCTTCTGTGAATGTAAAAGATAAAATGAGGGTAAAGGCATCTTCCGGAGGTTCTGTAAGATACAAAGGAAATCCTAAAATCGATTCTGATGTTAGTAAAATGTCCGGCGGAAGTCTTTCTTCAATCAATTAA
- a CDS encoding DUF4252 domain-containing protein: protein MKIFKTLFVAICTTILMQSCLVSEKPNMAFFSKSEYDYKGAKFVSINVPLFLAKPYIKKALREEGDNEAVIALVKKVSKIKVLTVENGNKKMLKEYASYLNDNNYEDWATIKHDGNNVNIRVKQKGESIKNMLITVNSDQDLVFVDVRGSFTSDDISKMISKVSDK, encoded by the coding sequence ATGAAAATATTTAAAACTTTATTTGTTGCCATTTGTACAACGATTCTGATGCAATCATGCTTGGTTTCAGAAAAACCGAATATGGCATTTTTTTCAAAGTCAGAGTATGATTATAAAGGAGCGAAGTTCGTAAGCATCAATGTACCCCTATTTTTAGCTAAACCTTACATCAAAAAAGCTTTGAGAGAAGAAGGTGATAATGAGGCTGTCATTGCATTAGTCAAAAAAGTTTCTAAAATAAAAGTTCTTACAGTAGAAAACGGAAACAAAAAAATGCTAAAAGAGTACGCTAGTTATTTAAACGATAATAATTATGAAGACTGGGCAACAATAAAGCATGACGGCAATAATGTCAACATCAGGGTCAAGCAAAAAGGTGAATCTATTAAAAATATGCTGATCACTGTAAATTCGGATCAGGATTTAGTTTTTGTAGATGTAAGAGGAAGCTTTACCTCAGATGATATTTCGAAAATGATCAGCAAGGTTTCAGATAAATAA
- the guaB gene encoding IMP dehydrogenase, whose protein sequence is MSIHNKIVETAITFDDVLLVPSYSEVLPNQVSLKSRLTDKITLNVPIVSAAMDTVTEGELAIALARVGGLGFIHKNMTIAEQAAQVNRVKRSENGMISDPVTLTKDHTLAQAKETMAKYKISGLPVVNADNVLIGIITNRDVKYQENLDMKVEEIMTKDKLITSDKTTNLEKAKEILLKNRVEKLPIVDKDYKLVGLITIKDIDNQLEYPNANKDENGRLIVGAGVGVGEDTMDRIAALVQAGVDIIAIDSAHGHSKGVLERISEIRKAYPDLDLVGGNIVTAEAAKDLIEAGANVLKVGVGPGSICTTRVVAGVGVPQLSAIYNVYEYAQSKNVTVIADGGVKLSGDIVKAIASGAGAVMVGSLLAGTDEAPGEEIIYQGRKFKAYQGMGSLSAMKRGGKERYFQSEAKKFVPEGIEGRVPHKGKLEDVIFQLTGGLRAGMGYCGAKDIDALQKDTKMVMITGSGLKESHPHDVIITQEAPNYSL, encoded by the coding sequence ATGTCTATTCATAACAAAATTGTAGAGACAGCCATCACTTTCGATGACGTTCTTCTCGTACCTTCTTATTCAGAAGTTTTACCTAACCAGGTTTCTTTAAAGTCAAGACTTACCGATAAAATCACGCTTAATGTTCCTATAGTTTCTGCTGCGATGGATACTGTTACGGAAGGCGAGCTGGCAATTGCTCTTGCAAGAGTGGGCGGTTTAGGTTTTATTCATAAAAACATGACGATTGCCGAGCAAGCTGCACAGGTCAACCGTGTGAAACGCTCAGAAAACGGAATGATCTCTGATCCTGTGACCTTGACAAAAGATCATACTTTGGCTCAGGCTAAAGAAACAATGGCTAAATATAAAATATCAGGTCTGCCTGTTGTAAATGCTGATAATGTTTTGATCGGAATTATTACCAACAGAGATGTAAAATATCAGGAAAATCTTGATATGAAGGTAGAAGAGATCATGACAAAAGATAAGCTGATCACATCAGATAAAACCACCAATCTTGAGAAGGCAAAAGAAATCCTTCTTAAAAACAGAGTAGAAAAACTTCCTATTGTAGATAAAGATTATAAATTGGTTGGTTTGATTACCATTAAAGATATTGACAATCAACTAGAATATCCAAACGCCAATAAAGATGAAAACGGCCGTCTGATCGTAGGCGCAGGAGTTGGGGTTGGTGAAGATACAATGGATAGAATTGCGGCTTTAGTGCAAGCCGGAGTAGATATTATCGCCATTGATTCTGCACACGGACATTCCAAAGGAGTTTTAGAAAGAATTTCAGAAATCAGAAAAGCATATCCCGATTTAGATTTGGTAGGCGGAAACATCGTTACTGCCGAAGCTGCGAAAGATTTGATTGAAGCTGGCGCAAACGTTCTTAAGGTAGGTGTTGGTCCGGGATCTATTTGTACAACCAGAGTAGTTGCAGGAGTTGGTGTTCCGCAATTGTCGGCCATTTATAATGTTTATGAATATGCTCAGTCTAAAAATGTAACTGTTATCGCAGATGGCGGAGTAAAACTTTCAGGAGATATCGTAAAAGCTATTGCAAGCGGAGCAGGAGCCGTAATGGTAGGTTCTCTCTTAGCAGGAACAGATGAGGCACCAGGTGAAGAAATCATTTATCAGGGAAGAAAATTCAAAGCCTATCAAGGAATGGGAAGTCTTTCTGCTATGAAAAGAGGTGGAAAAGAAAGATATTTCCAGAGTGAAGCTAAAAAATTCGTACCGGAAGGTATTGAAGGCAGGGTTCCACATAAAGGAAAGCTGGAAGACGTGATTTTTCAGTTAACGGGGGGACTTAGAGCAGGAATGGGCTACTGTGGAGCAAAAGATATCGATGCTTTACAAAAAGATACTAAAATGGTAATGATCACCGGTAGTGGATTGAAAGAATCTCACCCACACGATGTCATTATTACACAGGAAGCTCCGAATTATTCTTTATAG
- a CDS encoding KTSC domain-containing protein, translated as MKLIMPSSVVKDYRYFPETEILRIVYQSGSVYDYQRVPSDIVEKFKAARSKGQFLNAVIKQRFRFRKIK; from the coding sequence ATGAAGTTAATCATGCCTTCATCAGTTGTAAAAGATTACAGATATTTCCCTGAAACTGAGATATTACGAATTGTATATCAGTCTGGTTCTGTATACGATTACCAGAGAGTACCAAGTGATATCGTTGAAAAATTTAAAGCGGCGCGGTCCAAAGGCCAGTTTTTAAATGCTGTGATCAAGCAGAGATTCAGATTCAGAAAAATTAAGTAA
- a CDS encoding DUF4407 domain-containing protein, giving the protein MKNSQPIINQTNHQINWFQKFLMICSGGNIHILKKTPSEWNKFSGIGGIVLFTAVFATLSAGYAMYTVFDDIWISVGFGILWGLMIFNLDRYIVSSIKKTGTWWNQILLSIPRLILATFLGIIISKPLELKIFEKEVNKQLNTIIQRNKKQLQGEMTGRILQQSGPFDIEKKQISEKIAQYQKSYDSAAVELEKEILGKQSGLTSGKEGFGPNAKRKQELKEQRRVDLENYQKQAAPRLEYLDKEISKVYTNLETERKSTETIEDKFNGFAARLQALDELGKNSAIIATAAAFIMGLFICLEISPVLVKLISQVGPYDYLLEKTENDFRLYSKEKIEKGNAYTDFRIDDFKDKLK; this is encoded by the coding sequence ATGAAAAACAGTCAACCAATTATAAATCAAACAAATCATCAAATAAACTGGTTTCAGAAATTCCTGATGATCTGCTCCGGAGGAAATATTCATATCTTAAAAAAGACGCCAAGCGAATGGAATAAATTCTCAGGAATCGGTGGAATTGTCTTATTCACTGCAGTTTTTGCTACATTATCTGCAGGCTATGCAATGTATACCGTATTTGATGATATTTGGATTTCGGTAGGTTTCGGTATTTTGTGGGGGTTAATGATTTTTAATCTTGACCGCTATATTGTTTCATCAATTAAAAAAACAGGAACGTGGTGGAACCAGATTTTATTGTCGATTCCAAGATTGATTTTAGCAACATTTTTAGGAATTATTATTTCAAAACCTTTGGAGCTTAAGATTTTCGAAAAGGAAGTCAACAAACAGCTAAATACCATCATTCAAAGAAACAAAAAACAGCTTCAGGGTGAAATGACCGGAAGGATTTTACAGCAAAGCGGCCCGTTTGATATTGAGAAAAAGCAGATTTCAGAAAAAATCGCTCAGTACCAAAAGTCTTACGATTCTGCAGCGGTAGAGCTCGAAAAAGAAATTTTAGGAAAACAATCAGGACTAACGAGTGGTAAAGAAGGTTTCGGACCTAATGCAAAACGTAAGCAGGAGCTAAAAGAGCAAAGAAGAGTAGATCTTGAAAACTATCAAAAGCAGGCAGCTCCGAGATTAGAATATTTAGACAAAGAAATATCTAAGGTTTATACCAATCTAGAAACGGAAAGAAAATCCACAGAAACTATTGAGGATAAATTCAACGGTTTTGCTGCGCGGCTTCAGGCTTTAGATGAATTGGGAAAAAACTCGGCCATTATTGCAACTGCTGCAGCTTTTATCATGGGGCTTTTTATCTGCCTGGAAATTTCTCCGGTTTTGGTAAAATTGATTTCTCAGGTTGGACCTTATGATTATCTTTTGGAAAAAACTGAAAATGATTTCAGACTGTATTCTAAAGAAAAAATAGAAAAAGGAAATGCTTACACCGACTTTCGAATCGATGATTTTAAAGATAAACTGAAATAA
- a CDS encoding zinc-dependent metalloprotease: MQKLDDRHPDLKRAREEGEQKINNMNQQAFLNKVGASSSWNALYTGQLYEIPVVVHVIESQDPANANLAVTDQEIINWIARANSMYATTYGNGFYPEGAGPTGGNVIPFKLVLAKRSPTCMPTTGIVRYNGSTLPDYDQNGVTDSGATDTQIKNELAPHWPENSYFNIYVVIGFDGQQQLSYGLMGYASFPSSYDYDYESFMKVATIKNQNDTTLTHELGHAFGLYHTFQGISANSQTTCPVNNNCATQGDLVCDTSPSRSMYGVAIPTNNAIDPCTGQNYDGTQYNVMNYTNSNRKFTEGQRNRAVLLMMEYRKNLINSLAGTDPATVIASPVSVVNAQCNPTGIINPTNSAVGPTRLIFGNISSISNGYDSDEASPLFYANYAAATCIRPAYFTDITSNVATELRVTYAYTFNHAEKFRTKVWIDYNNNGTFENTELVVNNLSANLTNSGLTLINNITPPATAVKNVYLRMRIAVDAATFNGVTFPDYDACSQLRYGQMEDYAVRILDTLGTSEMNNNNTETKIVYIKADNRLQLFGSTKAKFGDYQIYDMSGKLIQRGNSKTNEIQINQQLVKGAYIINYTEGDQQGSKKFLNN; the protein is encoded by the coding sequence ATGCAAAAATTGGATGACAGACATCCGGATTTAAAAAGAGCACGGGAAGAAGGTGAGCAGAAGATCAATAATATGAATCAACAGGCTTTTCTAAATAAAGTAGGTGCATCTTCATCGTGGAACGCTCTCTATACAGGACAATTATATGAAATCCCAGTGGTCGTGCATGTTATAGAATCTCAGGATCCTGCAAATGCCAACTTGGCAGTAACAGATCAGGAAATTATCAATTGGATAGCCAGAGCAAACAGCATGTATGCAACAACTTATGGCAATGGGTTTTATCCAGAAGGAGCTGGCCCTACAGGAGGAAATGTAATTCCATTTAAACTTGTTTTGGCAAAAAGATCTCCCACATGTATGCCTACAACAGGTATTGTAAGATACAACGGAAGTACGCTCCCAGATTATGATCAGAACGGAGTGACAGATTCCGGAGCTACAGATACACAAATTAAAAACGAACTTGCTCCACACTGGCCGGAAAATTCGTATTTTAATATTTATGTAGTTATTGGTTTTGACGGTCAGCAGCAATTATCTTATGGGCTCATGGGATATGCATCATTTCCAAGCTCATACGATTACGACTATGAAAGTTTTATGAAAGTGGCGACGATAAAGAATCAGAATGATACCACGCTTACCCACGAGCTGGGTCATGCTTTTGGTCTTTATCATACGTTCCAGGGGATTTCGGCTAACAGTCAGACTACCTGTCCGGTAAACAACAACTGTGCAACACAAGGTGACTTAGTTTGTGATACTTCACCTTCAAGAAGCATGTATGGGGTTGCAATACCAACCAATAATGCTATAGATCCGTGTACAGGCCAAAATTATGATGGTACGCAGTACAATGTCATGAATTATACGAATTCTAACCGTAAGTTCACAGAAGGACAAAGAAACAGAGCTGTCCTGCTGATGATGGAATACAGAAAAAATCTCATCAATTCGCTTGCGGGTACGGATCCTGCAACGGTTATTGCTTCACCTGTTTCTGTGGTGAATGCTCAATGCAACCCTACAGGAATAATAAATCCGACTAACAGCGCTGTCGGACCAACACGACTGATATTCGGAAATATCAGTAGCATCAGCAATGGATATGATTCTGACGAAGCATCACCTCTTTTTTATGCAAATTACGCTGCTGCAACATGCATAAGACCTGCTTATTTTACAGACATTACCTCAAATGTAGCAACAGAGTTGAGAGTGACCTATGCTTACACATTTAATCATGCCGAAAAATTTAGAACGAAAGTTTGGATTGATTATAATAACAACGGGACTTTTGAAAACACAGAACTGGTAGTTAATAATCTTTCGGCTAATCTTACAAATTCAGGACTCACTCTTATCAATAATATTACACCTCCGGCAACTGCTGTTAAGAATGTGTATTTAAGAATGAGAATAGCAGTAGATGCTGCTACATTTAATGGAGTGACTTTCCCGGATTATGATGCTTGTTCGCAATTACGATATGGGCAAATGGAAGATTACGCGGTGAGAATCTTAGATACATTAGGTACTTCGGAGATGAATAACAATAATACTGAAACTAAAATTGTTTATATCAAAGCAGATAACAGACTTCAGCTTTTTGGAAGCACTAAAGCTAAATTTGGTGATTATCAAATCTATGACATGAGCGGAAAACTAATTCAGAGAGGAAATTCAAAAACAAATGAAATTCAGATCAACCAGCAATTAGTAAAAGGAGCATATATCATCAACTACACAGAAGGTGATCAACAAGGATCGAAAAAATTCCTTAACAATTAA
- the ruvC gene encoding crossover junction endodeoxyribonuclease RuvC encodes MSAEKIILGIDPGTAIMGFGLISIKKGQMEMISIHELILKKYPNHETKLKYIFEKTLALIDQYHPDEVALEAPFFGKNVQSMLKLGRAQGVAMAASLHRNIPITEYSPKKIKMAITGNGNASKEQVAGMLKNLLNLKEFPTKYLDASDGLAVAVCHHFNSGTIADTKSYTGWESFLKQNPDRMK; translated from the coding sequence ATTTCAGCAGAGAAAATAATTTTAGGTATCGACCCGGGAACTGCCATTATGGGTTTTGGACTTATTTCGATAAAAAAAGGGCAGATGGAAATGATTTCTATTCATGAACTTATTCTAAAGAAATATCCTAATCACGAAACAAAACTTAAATATATTTTTGAAAAAACACTTGCGCTGATTGATCAATATCATCCTGATGAAGTAGCACTGGAAGCACCTTTCTTTGGAAAAAATGTACAATCGATGCTAAAATTGGGTCGCGCCCAGGGAGTTGCGATGGCAGCTAGTCTTCACAGAAACATTCCGATTACAGAATATTCGCCCAAAAAAATTAAAATGGCTATTACCGGAAATGGAAATGCCAGCAAAGAGCAGGTGGCCGGAATGCTCAAAAATCTTTTGAATTTGAAAGAATTTCCCACTAAATATCTTGACGCCTCTGATGGTTTGGCTGTAGCAGTTTGCCATCACTTCAATTCGGGTACAATTGCTGATACAAAATCTTATACTGGCTGGGAAAGCTTTCTGAAACAAAATCCGGATCGTATGAAATAG
- a CDS encoding T9SS type A sorting domain-containing protein, translating into MKKHLLILLLSSSFCFSQTFDTVPLLQNGTNDKRINIAVLGDGFTVAQLPAFVTSAQNTVNYLFTKSPYTEYKNYFNVYAVKVISAESGVKHPGTATDVTEPVIPVSNPNNYLGSTFDIGVHRCIYSNTTNKVAQVLSANVPDYDITYVLGNSTEYGGCGGAYAFASLNSSANEIVVHELGHSFGNLADEYWFAGSGESANKTQTSNPATIKWKNWVGLNSVGVFPHAESPSWFRPHQSCEMRYLNQQFCSVCKERIIEKIHSLVSPVDSFTPVNTSTVDANSNVTFTVNEILPIPNTLVNTWKLNGTTLAATGNTLTVTPSQLNNGNNTLLFSVTDNTTLVKTDNHSTVHFTNVSWTLNKNALGTSEIKAEERRFSIYPNPANTEFFIRGRSNFAKDIKITLYDASGKLVPVKFELQDAATVYVDIHDLPSGIYTVTATEGKSLIISQKIIKE; encoded by the coding sequence ATGAAAAAACATTTATTAATTCTGTTACTAAGCAGCTCATTCTGCTTTTCACAGACATTTGATACAGTACCTTTGCTTCAAAACGGAACCAATGATAAGCGCATCAATATCGCAGTTTTGGGTGATGGCTTTACTGTTGCGCAGCTTCCGGCATTTGTAACTTCAGCACAAAATACCGTCAATTATCTTTTTACGAAAAGTCCGTATACAGAATATAAAAATTACTTCAATGTGTACGCAGTAAAGGTGATTTCTGCTGAATCCGGCGTAAAGCATCCGGGAACCGCAACTGATGTCACAGAACCAGTCATTCCGGTGTCAAATCCTAATAATTATTTAGGTTCTACCTTTGATATAGGGGTGCACAGATGCATTTACAGCAATACTACAAATAAAGTAGCTCAAGTGCTTTCGGCGAATGTTCCGGATTATGATATTACCTATGTTCTGGGCAATTCTACAGAATACGGTGGCTGTGGAGGTGCGTATGCTTTTGCTTCTTTAAATTCGTCTGCTAACGAAATTGTCGTGCACGAGCTGGGACATTCTTTTGGGAATTTAGCAGATGAGTATTGGTTTGCAGGTTCAGGAGAATCAGCTAATAAAACTCAGACCTCAAATCCTGCTACAATAAAGTGGAAAAATTGGGTGGGTCTTAATTCTGTGGGGGTGTTTCCTCATGCGGAAAGCCCAAGTTGGTTCAGGCCACATCAAAGTTGTGAGATGAGGTATCTTAATCAACAGTTTTGTTCAGTTTGTAAAGAGAGAATTATCGAAAAAATTCATAGTTTGGTTTCGCCGGTAGATTCTTTTACGCCTGTAAACACAAGTACTGTAGATGCAAATTCTAATGTGACGTTTACCGTAAACGAAATTCTTCCTATTCCTAATACTTTGGTTAACACCTGGAAACTGAATGGAACAACTCTAGCTGCTACAGGAAATACACTCACTGTCACACCTTCGCAACTCAACAATGGCAATAATACGCTTCTTTTCTCTGTAACCGATAATACGACATTGGTAAAAACAGATAATCATAGTACTGTACATTTTACAAACGTCTCGTGGACATTAAATAAAAATGCATTAGGAACTTCTGAAATAAAAGCAGAAGAAAGAAGATTCAGTATCTATCCTAATCCTGCAAACACAGAATTTTTTATCCGGGGAAGATCAAATTTCGCAAAAGACATAAAAATCACTTTGTATGATGCATCAGGGAAATTAGTACCTGTAAAATTTGAATTGCAGGATGCTGCAACGGTTTATGTTGATATTCATGATCTACCTTCCGGTATTTATACTGTCACTGCAACTGAGGGTAAAAGCTTAATTATTTCTCAGAAGATTATTAAAGAATAA